The Streptomyces pratensis genomic interval ACGCGGCCGTGAAGGCCGCTTCCCCCATGGCGTTCCGTACGGCGGCCGTGATTCGGCTGACGTCGCCGCGCTCGGCGTGTGGCAGCGGTGCGCCCACGGAGGCCCGTGACCGGGCGGCGGTGCCCAGCAGGCCTGCGGCGAGTTCGGGACGGCCCCCGAGCTGCCACCCGCCCGCCAGCCCCTCCAGCGCCAGGGCGATCGCCCTCGGGTCGCCCGTGCTCCTGGCCGCGTTCAGGCCCTCCGTGTGCAGGTCCAGGGCCGCTTCGGTGTCACCCTGCTGCTCGGCGATGAAGCCCGGTTCGGCCAGGATGGTCTCGTCGGCGTGCATCCGGCCCATGCAAGCCGAACCCGGCACGGGCTGTCGAGCGGAAAACCGGTGGGTCCGCGCCTCCTCGTGCGGCAGGATCCGGGTGCATGGCCCTCGTACTCCCGCCCGGTCTCACCGCCTCCGCCCGCACTCTCCGCGACACCGCCCGGCGGCGGGGCATGCGGACCGTGCAACTGCCGGACCGCGAGGTGCCGGAGGGGCTGCGCACCGGCGGCGCGTATCTGCACGCCGGCCCTTCCTTCGCCGATGCCGTGGCCCCCGCACTGGACATCGCCCCGCTCGAAGCACCCGCCGACTGGCTGGCCCGGCTGCCCGCCGCGTTCGTCCGGCGCGAGATCCGTGCCGTCCCCATCGGTGAGGCGTACGGGCTGCGTCGCCCGGCCTTCGTCAAGTCGCCGAACGACAAGAGCATTCCGGCGCTGGTCTACGCCGACGGGTCCCGGCTGCCGGGGCCTGACGCGGTCGACACCGGGACGACGGTGCTGGTGAGCGATGTGCTCGCCTTCGACGCGGAGTACCGGCTGTATCTGCTCGACGGACAGGTCCACACCGGCAGCCGTTACGCCACGCGGGGAAAGCTGCACCTGGCTCCGCTGTCCGCCGGGGCACGCGCCTTCGGCTCCGAACTGCTCGCCGCCTGCGGGCACACGCTGCCTTCCGCGATCGTCGTCGACGTCGGACTCACCGATGCGGGGCAGTGGGCGGTCGTCGAGGCC includes:
- a CDS encoding ATP-grasp domain-containing protein → MALVLPPGLTASARTLRDTARRRGMRTVQLPDREVPEGLRTGGAYLHAGPSFADAVAPALDIAPLEAPADWLARLPAAFVRREIRAVPIGEAYGLRRPAFVKSPNDKSIPALVYADGSRLPGPDAVDTGTTVLVSDVLAFDAEYRLYLLDGQVHTGSRYATRGKLHLAPLSAGARAFGSELLAACGHTLPSAIVVDVGLTDAGQWAVVEANAAWASGCYSSDPDRALDVVLRAAGPAAHLTERDGPFVR